Proteins from a genomic interval of Schistocerca piceifrons isolate TAMUIC-IGC-003096 chromosome 3, iqSchPice1.1, whole genome shotgun sequence:
- the LOC124788556 gene encoding dnaJ homolog subfamily B member 9-like yields the protein MAMGGESNYYDLLRVDKSATTADIKKAFRKLALHYHPDKNKDPAAGEKFQEISHAYEVLSDPQKRQHYDVFGKESNQFDRTIFADFEGMFRDFARNMFHFQHEAHNAKKDFKRESFGFYDFLDEPNVHFHHPNDHYQRIEFNALMDMREAFNSLCNRSATQVFEISDSLLNQI from the exons ATGGCCATGGGTGGTGAAAGTAATTACTATGACTTACTTCGCGTGGACAAAAGCGCTACTACAGCTGATATCAAGAAAGCTTTCCGAAAATTAGCGCTCCATTATCACCCGGACAAGAACAAGGATCCAGCAGCAGGTGAAAAGTTTCAGGAAATTTCACACGCTTATGAAGTTTTGTCTGATCCGCAGAAGAGACAGCATTACGATGTTTTTGGCAAGGAAAGTAATCAGTTTGACCGAACAATTTTCGCTGATTTTGAAGGAATGTTCAGAGATTTCGCAAGAAATATGTTTCATTTTCAGCACGAAGCCCATAACGCCAAGAAAGACTTTAAGCGCGAGTCTTTTGGATTTTATGATTTTCTTGATGAACCAAATGTGCACTTTCATCACCCTAATGATCACTACCAAAG GATAGAATTCAATGCATTAATGGATATGAGGGAAGCATTTAACTCCTTGTGTAACAGATCTGCTACACAAGTTTTCGAGATAAGTGATAGTTTGTTGAACCAAATATGA